A genomic window from Halogeometricum borinquense DSM 11551 includes:
- a CDS encoding DUF5790 family protein produces the protein MSSQSTLADDDLFGEAAEEMRAEVEEHLDAAREELPDADTVWSAEADNILGVLNGLRSSLDVGDAEDNLRQAKKTFIIGQRAEAFDDADDLEEEIASVEELLETLGDAGDLVGELTSTMPQLRSQLQDAADAVDAAESEADTDEDTEESDADADDTADEAEADD, from the coding sequence ATGAGTAGCCAGAGCACACTCGCTGATGACGACCTGTTCGGAGAGGCTGCTGAGGAGATGCGCGCGGAGGTCGAAGAACACCTCGATGCCGCCCGCGAGGAACTACCGGATGCTGACACCGTCTGGTCCGCCGAAGCCGACAATATTCTCGGTGTCCTCAACGGCCTTCGCTCCTCGCTCGACGTGGGTGACGCCGAGGACAACCTCCGTCAGGCCAAGAAGACGTTCATCATCGGCCAGCGCGCCGAGGCGTTCGACGACGCCGACGATCTGGAGGAGGAAATCGCGTCGGTCGAAGAACTACTCGAAACGCTCGGTGACGCGGGCGACCTCGTCGGTGAACTCACCAGCACGATGCCGCAACTGCGGAGTCAGTTGCAGGACGCTGCAGACGCCGTAGACGCGGCCGAATCGGAAGCCGACACCGACGAGGATACCGAGGAATCCGACGCTGACGCCGACGACACGGCCGACGAGGCAGAAGCCGACGACTAA
- a CDS encoding dihydroneopterin aldolase family protein → MPTDAQNACFEAGIKFGSLYHQFAGTPVSPESADSLARAIEESIANQPYCEAVRVTIRRDELEAALEDATADYTELTGRFLDVEMDIEYEGTAVQTKMEMEDGYPLMKLVSVEE, encoded by the coding sequence ATGCCCACGGACGCCCAAAATGCCTGTTTCGAGGCGGGAATCAAGTTCGGATCGCTCTACCACCAGTTCGCCGGGACGCCCGTGAGTCCCGAAAGCGCGGACAGCCTCGCGCGCGCAATCGAAGAGTCGATAGCGAATCAGCCGTACTGCGAGGCCGTGCGCGTCACCATCCGACGCGATGAACTCGAAGCGGCTCTCGAAGACGCGACGGCCGACTACACGGAACTGACAGGCCGCTTTCTCGACGTGGAGATGGACATCGAGTACGAGGGGACGGCAGTCCAGACTAAGATGGAGATGGAGGACGGATACCCCCTGATGAAACTGGTCTCCGTCGAGGAGTGA
- the azf gene encoding NAD-dependent glucose-6-phosphate dehydrogenase — translation MDEPVLLTGAGGRVGQAILRHLGDRFEWRLLDREPLGAEKRPDGVGEEDVYVTDITDEEAVEAAMDGVYAVIHLAGDPRPEAPWDSVLRNNIDGTHTIFEAAVDAGVEKIAFASSNHAVGAYETDERTPEMYRPEDGFRLDGTELPHPSNLYGVSKATGEVLGRYYYDHHDLSVVNVRIGNLTEGHPPIDYERGQAMWLSYRDCAHLFERCVLADYDYEIVYGISDNDRKYYSIERAREVLGYDPVDNSAEHED, via the coding sequence ATGGACGAACCGGTTCTGTTGACTGGGGCGGGCGGACGTGTCGGACAGGCGATTCTCCGACACCTCGGTGACCGGTTCGAGTGGCGATTGCTCGACCGGGAACCGCTTGGGGCAGAGAAACGTCCAGACGGGGTTGGCGAGGAGGACGTGTACGTGACCGACATCACCGACGAGGAAGCGGTCGAAGCGGCGATGGACGGTGTGTACGCCGTTATCCATCTCGCGGGCGACCCGCGTCCGGAAGCGCCGTGGGACAGCGTCCTCCGAAACAACATCGACGGGACGCACACCATCTTCGAGGCGGCCGTCGATGCAGGTGTCGAGAAAATCGCGTTCGCATCCTCGAACCACGCTGTTGGCGCGTACGAGACCGACGAACGAACGCCCGAGATGTATCGACCGGAAGACGGGTTCCGACTGGACGGAACGGAACTCCCGCATCCGAGCAATCTCTACGGCGTGAGCAAAGCGACGGGCGAGGTGTTGGGACGTTACTACTACGACCACCACGACCTCTCCGTCGTCAACGTTCGCATCGGAAACCTCACCGAGGGCCACCCGCCAATTGATTACGAACGCGGGCAGGCGATGTGGCTCTCCTACCGCGACTGCGCGCACCTGTTCGAGCGGTGTGTCCTCGCGGACTACGACTACGAAATCGTCTACGGTATCTCCGACAACGACCGCAAGTACTACTCCATCGAACGCGCACGAGAGGTGCTGGGGTACGATCCGGTAGATAACTCCGCCGAACACGAAGACTAA
- a CDS encoding DUF309 domain-containing protein encodes MERTLRVGAAVFNAGDYHAAHDAWEDEWLALEDDTADERLLHGLIQYTAAVHHVRNRNWSGAQGLATSASEYLAALPPDYRTVNVGGVRTYLDRLAADPEFGERAPPVPLTLDGTVVRADDLSFEGITDAAAIVAADSERFEEDVIADAATYGREEVESGAAVTRFVALLFEFVGDRDQRSLIYQRLEQHVGRRRSREDDVSDLFD; translated from the coding sequence ATGGAGCGGACTCTCCGCGTCGGCGCGGCAGTGTTCAACGCAGGCGACTACCACGCCGCCCACGACGCGTGGGAGGACGAGTGGTTGGCACTCGAGGATGACACGGCCGACGAGCGACTGCTTCACGGACTTATCCAGTACACGGCGGCGGTACATCACGTCCGCAACCGAAACTGGAGCGGTGCGCAGGGTCTGGCGACGAGCGCGAGCGAGTATCTCGCCGCGCTCCCACCCGATTACCGGACTGTCAACGTCGGCGGCGTCCGCACGTATCTCGACCGACTGGCCGCCGACCCGGAGTTCGGTGAGCGGGCGCCGCCCGTCCCGTTGACTCTCGACGGCACCGTCGTTCGCGCGGACGATCTCTCGTTCGAGGGAATCACCGATGCGGCGGCAATCGTCGCCGCGGATTCAGAACGATTCGAGGAGGACGTAATCGCTGATGCCGCGACGTACGGCCGCGAAGAAGTGGAGTCGGGTGCGGCAGTGACGCGGTTCGTCGCTCTGCTGTTCGAGTTCGTCGGTGACCGCGACCAGCGCAGTCTCATCTATCAGCGACTCGAACAGCACGTCGGGCGACGCCGCAGTCGGGAAGACGACGTGTCGGATTTGTTCGACTGA
- the citZ gene encoding citrate synthase — MSDDLKRGLEGVLVAESELSYIDGDAGQLVYRGHTIEDLARNASYEEVVYLLWHGELPTREQLDEFSTAMAEERELDDAVLDEIRALAAADEVPMAALRTIVSSLSAYDDDADHEDVTDLKTNIKKGCRITAKIPTALAAFNRLRNGEDVVHPRTDLSHAANFLYMLNGEEPDDVLAETFDMALVLHADHGLNASTFSAMVTASTLSDLHSAVTSAIGTLAGSLHGGANANVMRMLKEIDESDKDPTQWVEDALESGRRVPGFGHRVYNVKDPRAKILGEKSEALGEAAGDMKWYDYSVAIEDYIGEEKGLAPNVDFYSASTYYQMGIPVDIYTPIFAMSRVGGWIAHVIEQFEDNRLIRPRARYVGREDQTFTPIDER; from the coding sequence ATGTCAGACGACCTGAAGCGGGGTCTAGAAGGCGTTCTCGTTGCGGAATCCGAGCTGAGCTACATCGACGGGGACGCCGGACAGCTCGTGTATCGGGGCCACACTATCGAGGACCTCGCCCGGAACGCTTCGTACGAAGAAGTCGTCTACCTCCTTTGGCACGGAGAGTTACCGACACGTGAACAGTTGGACGAATTCTCGACAGCGATGGCGGAAGAGCGCGAACTCGACGACGCCGTACTCGACGAGATTCGCGCGCTTGCGGCGGCGGACGAGGTGCCGATGGCGGCGTTGCGGACCATCGTCTCGTCGCTCTCGGCGTACGACGACGACGCGGACCACGAGGATGTGACGGACCTCAAGACGAACATCAAGAAGGGATGTCGTATCACGGCGAAGATTCCGACAGCGTTGGCGGCGTTCAATCGCCTGCGAAATGGCGAAGACGTTGTGCATCCGCGAACGGACCTCAGCCACGCGGCGAACTTCCTCTACATGCTCAACGGCGAAGAGCCGGACGACGTGCTCGCGGAGACGTTCGATATGGCACTCGTCCTGCACGCCGATCACGGCCTGAACGCTTCGACGTTCTCGGCGATGGTGACGGCTTCGACGCTCTCGGACCTCCACAGTGCGGTCACGTCGGCAATCGGCACCCTCGCAGGGTCGCTCCACGGCGGTGCGAACGCGAACGTGATGCGGATGCTCAAAGAGATCGACGAAAGCGACAAAGACCCCACCCAATGGGTCGAGGACGCCCTCGAAAGCGGCCGTCGCGTCCCCGGGTTCGGTCACCGCGTCTACAACGTGAAGGACCCGCGTGCGAAGATTCTCGGCGAGAAGTCCGAAGCGCTCGGCGAGGCGGCTGGTGACATGAAGTGGTACGATTACTCCGTCGCCATCGAAGACTACATCGGCGAGGAGAAGGGTCTCGCGCCGAATGTGGACTTCTACTCCGCATCGACGTACTACCAGATGGGTATTCCGGTCGATATCTACACGCCCATCTTCGCCATGTCGCGCGTCGGCGGATGGATTGCGCACGTCATCGAACAGTTCGAGGACAACCGTCTGATCCGGCCGCGAGCGCGCTACGTCGGGAGGGAAGACCAGACGTTCACTCCCATCGACGAGCGATAG
- a CDS encoding gamma-glutamylcyclotransferase family protein: MSSFFVYGTLTDAERVDSLLDDWSYGPTVELDGLHRVEGRYPTLAPGGSVHGRILRTDDVATLDEYEGVASGLYIRVEVPRDDGGEAFVYVGDAARLDADAEWPGSGPLRTRVTQYLDANRAIIKPIESGDDKRQTGV, translated from the coding sequence ATGTCGTCGTTCTTCGTCTACGGAACGCTGACGGACGCCGAGCGGGTGGACAGTCTTCTCGACGACTGGTCGTACGGACCGACAGTCGAACTCGACGGACTCCACCGTGTAGAGGGACGCTACCCGACGCTGGCACCCGGTGGATCGGTCCACGGTCGAATCCTCCGGACCGACGACGTGGCGACGCTCGACGAGTACGAAGGCGTCGCCTCCGGATTGTACATCCGTGTCGAAGTCCCCCGGGACGACGGGGGAGAGGCGTTCGTCTATGTGGGTGATGCCGCCCGACTCGACGCCGACGCCGAGTGGCCCGGATCTGGCCCTCTTCGAACGCGCGTCACCCAGTATCTCGACGCGAACAGAGCCATAATCAAACCGATAGAATCGGGAGACGACAAGCGACAGACGGGCGTCTGA